A window of the Patescibacteria group bacterium genome harbors these coding sequences:
- a CDS encoding ATP-dependent helicase — protein MKINYKKELNNEQYKVATKGDGAVLVLAGAGSGKTRALTYRVAYLIENGIKPENILLVTFTNKAAKEMLDRVCQLLGKEPKKICGGTFHHIANRLLRKYAQVLGYKNNFTILDREDSLSLLKQCYDELVDADKKSRYFPKANIIYKIIGIARNKKIPIEEIIKKDYDYLTEQEISSIKNISEKYTKKKKGMNSMDFDDLLINLLKLLSENKDIRKHLSEQFKYVLVDEYQDTNKIQADIVQAFAREHKNILAVGDDSQSIYSFRAADISNILDFSKNFPDSKIYKLETNYRSIPQILDLANCSISNNENKYPKNLISVKAGAEKPVFVSSRDNRKQAKFIIQEISKLRNKGINAKNIAVLFRSAFQALELELALSQEGIQYVMRGGIRFFDQKHIKDIIAYLKILANFRDEIAWYRVLRLYEGIGAQTSQKIFNQIKEFSSLDEATTLLEFKTGEKISQSLNSLFHILNKINKIEKNSVGELVKIILQSGYMDYLKANFDNFLDRTDDLKQLADFSIKSESLDNFLSELALSESFQSKKNNTVQMNKDDQEKLVLSTIHQAKGLEWDTVFLISLVDGQFPHRKVYDYPNEMEEERRLFYVAVTRSKNRLYMTYPTMNSQNMNLNQLSTFVSELDKNLFNEKEFNIGFDGLPIIEYD, from the coding sequence ATGAAAATAAATTATAAAAAAGAATTGAACAATGAGCAATACAAAGTTGCAACCAAAGGGGACGGAGCTGTTTTAGTATTGGCTGGAGCTGGAAGTGGAAAAACAAGAGCCCTAACTTATCGCGTAGCTTATTTAATTGAAAATGGAATTAAACCAGAAAATATTTTATTGGTTACTTTTACAAATAAAGCCGCGAAAGAAATGTTAGACAGGGTTTGCCAGCTTTTAGGCAAAGAGCCAAAAAAAATCTGTGGCGGGACATTTCATCATATTGCCAATCGTTTATTAAGAAAATACGCGCAAGTTTTGGGATACAAAAACAACTTTACTATCTTAGATAGGGAAGACAGCTTATCTCTTTTAAAACAATGCTATGATGAATTAGTTGATGCTGATAAAAAAAGCAGATATTTTCCAAAAGCAAACATAATTTACAAAATAATCGGAATAGCGCGAAATAAAAAAATTCCAATAGAAGAAATAATAAAAAAAGATTATGATTATTTGACTGAACAAGAAATTAGTTCAATAAAAAATATTAGCGAAAAATACACAAAGAAAAAAAAGGGAATGAATTCCATGGATTTTGATGATTTGCTAATAAATTTATTAAAACTTTTGTCAGAAAATAAAGATATTAGAAAACATTTGTCTGAACAATTCAAATATGTTTTAGTTGACGAATATCAGGACACCAATAAAATACAAGCTGATATTGTTCAGGCGTTTGCGAGAGAGCATAAAAACATTTTAGCCGTAGGCGATGATTCCCAAAGCATTTATTCTTTTCGCGCCGCGGACATCTCTAACATTTTAGATTTTTCTAAAAATTTTCCGGATTCTAAAATTTATAAATTAGAAACAAATTATCGCAGTATTCCGCAAATTTTAGATTTGGCAAATTGCAGTATTTCTAATAATGAGAACAAATATCCAAAAAATTTAATAAGCGTAAAAGCAGGCGCTGAAAAACCTGTTTTTGTTTCATCTCGAGACAATAGAAAGCAGGCAAAATTCATTATTCAAGAAATTTCAAAGCTGCGAAATAAAGGAATAAACGCGAAAAATATTGCCGTGCTTTTCCGCTCGGCTTTTCAGGCCCTTGAGCTTGAACTTGCTTTAAGCCAAGAAGGAATCCAATATGTGATGAGGGGAGGAATACGATTTTTTGACCAAAAACATATAAAAGACATAATCGCTTATTTAAAAATTTTAGCGAATTTTCGCGATGAAATCGCTTGGTACAGAGTTTTACGGCTTTATGAAGGAATAGGTGCGCAAACTTCTCAAAAAATATTTAATCAAATTAAAGAATTCAGCAGTTTGGATGAGGCAACAACATTATTAGAATTTAAAACAGGAGAAAAAATTTCACAAAGTTTGAATTCTCTCTTTCATATTCTTAACAAAATAAATAAAATAGAAAAAAATTCAGTTGGCGAACTTGTAAAAATTATTTTGCAAAGCGGATATATGGATTATTTAAAAGCCAATTTTGATAACTTTTTGGACAGGACTGACGATTTAAAACAGCTAGCTGATTTTTCAATAAAGTCTGAAAGTTTGGACAATTTTTTATCAGAGCTCGCGTTATCAGAATCGTTTCAAAGCAAAAAAAACAACACTGTCCAAATGAATAAAGATGACCAAGAAAAACTTGTGCTTTCAACAATCCATCAGGCAAAAGGATTAGAATGGGACACTGTTTTTTTGATTAGTTTAGTGGACGGACAATTTCCGCATAGAAAAGTTTATGATTATCCGAATGAAATGGAGGAAGAAAGAAGACTTTTTTATGTTGCTGTCACAAGAAGTAAAAACAGGCTTTATATGACATATCCGACAATGAATAGCCAAAATATGAATTTAAATCAGCTGTCAACTTTTGTAAGCGAGCTTGATAAAAATCTTTTTAATGAAAAAGAATTTAACATCGGTTTTGACGGGCTTCCAATTATAGAATATGATTAA
- the mtaB gene encoding tRNA (N(6)-L-threonylcarbamoyladenosine(37)-C(2))-methylthiotransferase MtaB, translating into MIKAKLKKTTIAFATLGCKVNQYDTQALIDLAKKNNYQIVPFNSIADIYVVNSCAVTEKAVSKSRKKINQARAKNPKAKIFLCGCWPQITNIDLPNVEIISGTNKRKKSLTLIKNKKTIKKIYPYKQSQEFEEMEISKFLGHSRAIIKIQDGCEQFCSYCIIPFTRGPLRSRNFKKTIKQAKKISKNGYQEIVLTGIHLGLYGFDLKEKTDLTKLLKQLVKIPELKRIRLSSIEVREVNNNLVQLIKNNKKICCHLHIPLQSGSDKILKLMNRPYNSAYFVEKIKKIKKKIPGISITTDVIVGFPDETEKNFQETYNLCEKLDFSKIHVFSFSRRKETKAYDFNNQIKKEIIKKRSLKLRKLSDKLTKSFAKKFINKTLEILSQGKKNDYFFGLSDNYLKICFKGKTKNNFVNVKIKKVGVQNFEPILIGEVKS; encoded by the coding sequence ATGATTAAAGCAAAATTAAAAAAAACAACAATTGCTTTTGCGACTCTTGGCTGCAAAGTAAACCAATATGACACTCAGGCCTTAATTGATTTGGCAAAAAAGAACAATTATCAAATCGTTCCTTTCAATTCTATTGCTGATATTTATGTTGTTAACAGTTGCGCTGTTACTGAAAAAGCAGTTAGCAAATCGCGAAAAAAAATAAATCAGGCGCGCGCTAAAAATCCAAAAGCTAAAATTTTTTTATGCGGATGCTGGCCGCAAATAACAAATATTGATTTGCCGAATGTTGAAATAATCAGCGGAACAAACAAAAGAAAAAAATCTTTGACCTTAATAAAAAATAAAAAAACGATTAAAAAAATTTATCCTTATAAACAATCGCAAGAATTTGAGGAAATGGAAATTTCAAAATTTTTAGGACATTCGCGTGCGATAATTAAGATTCAAGACGGATGCGAACAATTTTGTTCATATTGTATAATCCCTTTTACAAGAGGCCCTTTGCGAAGCAGGAATTTTAAAAAAACAATAAAGCAGGCAAAAAAAATAAGCAAAAATGGTTATCAAGAAATCGTGTTAACAGGAATTCATTTAGGGCTTTATGGTTTTGATTTAAAAGAAAAAACTGATTTAACAAAATTGTTAAAACAGCTTGTTAAAATTCCAGAATTAAAAAGAATTAGATTAAGCTCCATAGAAGTTAGAGAAGTGAACAATAATTTAGTTCAGTTGATAAAAAACAATAAAAAAATTTGCTGTCATCTTCATATTCCTTTGCAAAGCGGATCAGATAAAATTTTAAAGCTGATGAATCGCCCGTACAATTCCGCATATTTTGTTGAAAAAATTAAAAAAATAAAAAAGAAGATTCCTGGCATTTCAATTACAACAGATGTGATTGTTGGTTTTCCAGACGAAACAGAAAAAAATTTTCAAGAGACTTATAATTTATGCGAAAAATTAGATTTTAGCAAAATTCATGTTTTTTCTTTTTCTCGCAGAAAAGAAACAAAGGCCTATGATTTTAATAATCAAATTAAAAAAGAAATAATTAAAAAAAGAAGCTTAAAATTAAGAAAATTAAGCGACAAATTAACAAAATCTTTTGCTAAAAAATTTATAAACAAAACTTTAGAAATTTTATCTCAAGGCAAAAAAAATGATTATTTCTTTGGCTTGTCAGATAATTATCTAAAAATCTGTTTCAAAGGCAAAACAAAAAACAATTTTGTTAATGTTAAAATTAAAAAAGTAGGGGTTCAAAATTTTGAACCTATATTAATAGGGGAAGTAAAAAGCTGA